Proteins co-encoded in one Malus sylvestris chromosome 7, drMalSylv7.2, whole genome shotgun sequence genomic window:
- the LOC126627666 gene encoding carboxylesterase 1-like, giving the protein MSGIVSNPDGTYTRRIQFPTVPAEPNPTSPTTRVLSKDVPVNPETRTTARLFLPREALDLPTSKLPLVFYYHGGAFIYLSAASSSIHDFCSDMALQLRALVVSLEYRLAPEHRLPAAYDDAVHALHWIASTREEWVTEFTDLSSCFLMGTSAGGNLAYQAGLRACEDIGDRLQPLRIKGLILHHPFFGGSDRTGSELAMADDPILSLPGCDGAWSLALPVGTDRDHVYCNPTVGKESEDRYVGIREMGWRVLVTGCFGDPLIDRQMRLAKMLEKEGVRITTHFGDGFHSMEVIDPSKAQDFFVVLKNFVYTT; this is encoded by the coding sequence ATGTCCGGTATCGTTTCCAACCCGGATGGCACGTACACCCGTCGCATACAATTCCCAACCGTACCCGCCGAGCCCAACCCGACTTCTCCAACGACTCGGGTCCTCTCCAAAGACGTCCCTGTAAACCCGGAAACCCGAACCACGGCCCGACTATTCCTCCCCCGCGAAGCCCTCGATTTACCCACCTCTAAACTCCCTCTCGTTTTTTACTACCACGGCGGCGCGTTCATTTACCTCAGCGCCGCGTCATCCAGCATCCACGACTTTTGTTCCGACATGGCTCTCCAGCTCCGAGCTCTTGTCGTCTCCCTGGAGTACCGCCTAGCACCCGAGCACCGCCTCCCGGCGGCATACGACGATGCTGTGCATGCGTTGCACTGGATTGCCTCCACCAGAGAAGAGTGGGTCACTGAATTTACAGATCTGTCCAGTTGCTTTTTAATGGGAACTAGCGCTGGGGGGAACCTGGCTTACCAAGCGGGGCTGCGCGCGTGTGAAGATATTGGCGATCGTCTCCAGCCTCTGCGAATCAAAGGGCTGATATTGCACCATCCGTTCTTTGGTGGGTCCGACAGAACAGGGTCAGAGCTGGCAATGGCAGATGACCCGATTTTGTCGCTACCCGGGTGCGATGGAGCGTGGAGTTTGGCGTTGCCCGTCGGCACAGACCGTGACCATGTGTACTGCAATCCAACGGTGGGAAAAGAATCTGAAGATCGTTACGTTGGAATTCGGGAGATGGGTTGGCGGGTCTTGGTTACGGGTTGTTTCGGAGACCCTTTGATTGACCGTCAGATGCGGTTGGCGAAGATGCTGGAGAAAGAGGGCGTACGTATAACGACCCACTTTGGCGATGGTTTCCATAGTATGGAGGTAATCGACCCGTCTAAAGCCCAAGACTTTTTTGTTGTCTTGAAAAACTTCGTGTATACTACTTAG